One window of Akkermansia biwaensis genomic DNA carries:
- the ruvA gene encoding Holliday junction branch migration protein RuvA: MIAFLRGTVAESYPQRLILDVHGVGYEVIVPLSTFDRLNPLPGRELTLKTYLHVRENMQVLYGFATDAERDIFLLLIDRVSGIGPATAIAILGSLSVEQFKQAVVSGDVSGIARAKGVGKKTAERIVLELKDKVGLAATWEAQAQGSTSQAAGDAELALIALGFKQVESRKAIAAHLKENPDADADELIRAALRSMN, encoded by the coding sequence ATGATAGCTTTTTTGCGCGGTACGGTAGCGGAGTCATACCCCCAGCGGCTGATTCTGGATGTTCACGGCGTGGGGTACGAGGTGATCGTGCCCCTCTCCACGTTTGACAGGCTGAATCCCCTGCCGGGCAGGGAGCTGACGCTGAAAACCTACCTGCACGTACGGGAAAACATGCAGGTGCTGTACGGGTTTGCCACCGATGCGGAACGGGACATCTTCCTGCTGCTGATCGACCGGGTTTCCGGAATCGGCCCCGCTACGGCCATTGCCATTCTGGGGTCCTTGTCCGTGGAACAGTTCAAGCAGGCCGTGGTGAGCGGAGACGTATCCGGCATCGCCAGGGCCAAGGGAGTGGGCAAAAAAACGGCGGAACGCATTGTCCTTGAACTGAAGGACAAGGTGGGGCTAGCCGCCACCTGGGAGGCCCAGGCCCAGGGCTCCACCTCCCAGGCGGCGGGGGATGCGGAACTGGCGCTGATTGCGCTGGGCTTCAAGCAGGTGGAATCACGCAAGGCCATTGCCGCCCACTTGAAAGAGAATCCGGACGCCGACGCGGACGAGTTGATCCGCGCCGCCCTGCGCTCCATGAACTGA
- the gap gene encoding type I glyceraldehyde-3-phosphate dehydrogenase: protein MAKYAINGFGRIGRNVLRAMSKEERNKVVAINDLTPIEMIAHLLKYDSTQGKFDGEVSIDGEYLVIDGHKILITVERDPANLPWKDLGVDVVLESTGLFTKRDAAQKHIDAGAKKVLISAPATDPDLTFCLGINDSEYDPAKHNIVSNASCTTNCLSPMVKVLNDKFGIEKGMMSTIHSYTNDQRILDLPHKDPRRARAAAINIIPTTTGAAKAIGEVIPELKGALNGASFRVPTPTGSLTDFVAILKKNVTVEEVNAAMKEAAEGPLKGILAYSEEDLVLQDIVSDPHSCIFDSGFTYVVGGNLVKVCGWYDNEWGYSNRAAEAMKKLGDSVSSCGCSCGK from the coding sequence ATGGCCAAATATGCTATTAACGGTTTTGGACGTATTGGTCGCAACGTGTTGCGCGCCATGTCCAAGGAAGAACGCAACAAGGTTGTTGCCATCAACGACCTGACCCCCATCGAAATGATCGCCCACCTGCTCAAGTATGACTCCACGCAGGGCAAGTTTGACGGCGAAGTTTCCATCGACGGCGAGTATCTGGTCATCGACGGTCACAAGATCCTCATCACGGTGGAACGCGATCCCGCCAACCTTCCCTGGAAGGACCTGGGCGTGGACGTCGTTCTGGAATCTACCGGCCTGTTCACCAAGCGTGACGCCGCCCAGAAGCACATTGACGCTGGCGCCAAGAAGGTGCTCATTTCCGCTCCCGCCACGGATCCGGACCTGACTTTCTGCCTGGGCATCAACGACAGCGAATACGATCCCGCCAAGCACAACATCGTTTCCAACGCTTCCTGCACCACCAACTGCCTTTCCCCGATGGTGAAGGTGCTGAACGACAAGTTCGGCATTGAAAAGGGCATGATGAGCACCATTCACTCCTACACGAATGACCAGCGCATTCTGGACCTGCCGCACAAGGATCCCCGCCGCGCCCGCGCCGCCGCGATCAACATCATCCCGACGACCACTGGCGCTGCCAAGGCCATCGGAGAAGTGATTCCCGAACTCAAGGGAGCCCTGAACGGCGCTTCCTTCCGCGTACCCACCCCGACCGGTTCCCTGACCGACTTTGTGGCCATCCTCAAGAAGAATGTGACCGTGGAAGAAGTGAACGCCGCCATGAAGGAAGCCGCTGAAGGTCCGCTGAAAGGCATTCTGGCTTACTCCGAAGAAGACCTGGTGCTTCAGGACATCGTTTCCGACCCCCACTCCTGCATCTTTGACTCCGGCTTTACCTACGTGGTCGGCGGCAACCTGGTGAAGGTCTGCGGCTGGTACGACAACGAATGGGGCTACTCCAACCGCGCCGCCGAAGCCATGAAGAAGCTGGGCGACAGCGTGAGCTCCTGCGGCTGCAGCTGCGGCAAGTAA
- a CDS encoding phosphoglycerate kinase, whose protein sequence is MAKLTVRDLDVKGKEVLMRVDFNVPLKDGEITNDARIVAALPTIKFLLDGGARLVLCSHLGRPKNEPDPAFSLKPVAVRLSELLGKEVKFVPAAIGPEAEAARASMKDGDVVLLENVRFYPGEKRNDPEFAKALLGNATLFVNDAFGTAHRAHASTEGVTHFAEKSAMGFLIERELEYLEGKLENPEKPFVVIMGGAKVSDKIEVLSKLMEKADTFLIGGAMANTFLAAEGYDLGASKIEGDKLDLAREILANAKAKGVKFVLPADVRVTMKFEDGAETFCTAPFAEGGKVPEGGMAIDIGDKAIEEFSAIIKDAKTVLWNGPMGVFEMDCFAKGTKEIAEALADSSAISIVGGGDSVTAAKKFKVQDKLSFCSTGGGASLELLEGKVLPGVGALSDKCCCCKQK, encoded by the coding sequence ATGGCTAAACTCACTGTTCGTGATCTTGACGTCAAGGGCAAGGAAGTCCTGATGCGCGTTGACTTCAACGTACCCCTCAAGGATGGGGAAATTACCAACGACGCCCGCATTGTGGCCGCCCTTCCCACCATCAAGTTCCTGCTTGACGGCGGCGCCCGTCTCGTCCTCTGCTCCCACCTGGGCCGTCCCAAGAATGAACCCGATCCCGCTTTTTCCCTGAAGCCCGTGGCCGTTCGCCTTTCCGAACTGCTCGGCAAGGAAGTGAAATTCGTTCCCGCCGCCATCGGCCCGGAAGCTGAAGCCGCCCGCGCCTCCATGAAGGACGGCGACGTGGTCCTGCTGGAAAACGTCCGCTTCTATCCCGGTGAAAAAAGAAACGACCCGGAATTCGCCAAGGCTCTGCTGGGCAACGCCACTCTGTTCGTGAACGACGCGTTCGGCACCGCCCACCGCGCCCATGCTTCCACGGAAGGCGTTACCCATTTTGCGGAAAAGAGCGCCATGGGCTTCCTGATCGAGCGCGAGCTGGAATACCTGGAAGGCAAGCTGGAAAACCCGGAAAAACCCTTTGTGGTGATCATGGGCGGCGCCAAGGTGTCCGACAAGATCGAAGTACTTTCCAAGCTGATGGAAAAGGCTGACACGTTCCTGATCGGCGGAGCCATGGCCAACACGTTCCTGGCTGCCGAAGGTTATGACCTGGGCGCTTCCAAGATCGAAGGCGACAAGCTGGACCTGGCCCGCGAAATCCTGGCGAACGCCAAGGCCAAGGGTGTCAAGTTCGTGCTTCCGGCCGACGTTCGCGTGACCATGAAGTTTGAGGACGGTGCGGAAACGTTCTGCACGGCTCCCTTCGCGGAAGGCGGCAAGGTGCCGGAAGGCGGCATGGCCATCGACATCGGCGACAAGGCCATTGAAGAATTCTCCGCCATCATCAAGGATGCCAAGACTGTTCTGTGGAACGGCCCGATGGGCGTCTTTGAAATGGACTGTTTTGCCAAGGGCACCAAGGAAATTGCGGAAGCCCTGGCCGATTCCTCCGCCATCTCCATCGTGGGCGGCGGTGACTCCGTAACGGCAGCCAAGAAATTCAAGGTTCAGGACAAGCTTTCCTTCTGCTCCACAGGCGGCGGCGCCTCCCTGGAACTCCTGGAAGGCAAGGTGCTGCCCGGCGTGGGCGCCCTGTCCGACAAATGCTGCTGCTGCAAACAGAAGTAA
- a CDS encoding TraB/GumN family protein, giving the protein MNILRGILSAFMLCSSALAAVADSGRNAEEYGGYPATFLRLEADSPERQDLATPVASYVNDGGQEVRLIGAMHVAEPEYYERLNKLFGQCDLLLFEMIGGEGLQRQEELRSRIDRSKPLGGLTKEEAREWNRLEAWEKEQREEESSFLLNWLGEAYKRFSKALNLQAQMDGIDYSPSHFVHADMTLGEFRKAQEEKKESFMGLMAKEIMSSLKEEYCGYQPNQIKMAMDLITGNVSGLKNELMRMLAYTSPDSLEDTVILKGRNAKCMEIFDQWKGKGARKIGIFYGAAHLPGLHAELLKRGYRLREVRWLTAWNTREQADGRDADQD; this is encoded by the coding sequence ATGAACATATTGCGCGGTATTTTGTCTGCCTTCATGCTGTGCTCTTCCGCACTTGCTGCCGTAGCCGACTCCGGCAGGAATGCGGAAGAATACGGCGGGTACCCGGCTACGTTCCTGAGGCTGGAGGCGGATTCCCCTGAACGGCAGGATTTGGCAACGCCCGTGGCTTCCTATGTGAATGACGGCGGACAGGAGGTGAGGCTGATCGGGGCGATGCATGTGGCTGAACCGGAGTATTACGAGCGTTTGAACAAACTGTTCGGGCAATGTGATTTGCTGCTGTTTGAAATGATCGGCGGGGAAGGGCTCCAGCGGCAGGAGGAATTGCGGAGCAGGATTGACCGGAGCAAGCCGCTGGGCGGCTTGACGAAGGAAGAAGCCCGCGAATGGAACCGGCTGGAGGCATGGGAAAAGGAACAGAGGGAGGAAGAGTCTTCCTTCCTGCTGAACTGGCTGGGGGAAGCCTATAAAAGATTCAGCAAAGCCTTGAATTTGCAGGCCCAGATGGATGGAATCGATTACTCTCCGTCCCACTTCGTCCATGCGGACATGACCCTGGGGGAATTCAGGAAGGCCCAGGAAGAAAAGAAAGAGAGTTTTATGGGACTGATGGCGAAGGAGATCATGTCTTCCCTGAAGGAAGAGTATTGCGGCTATCAGCCGAATCAAATCAAGATGGCGATGGATCTGATTACGGGAAATGTTTCCGGACTGAAGAATGAATTGATGCGTATGCTGGCCTATACCAGCCCTGATTCTCTGGAGGATACGGTGATTCTGAAAGGCAGGAATGCCAAATGCATGGAGATATTCGACCAGTGGAAAGGCAAGGGTGCGCGCAAGATTGGCATCTTCTACGGGGCGGCGCATCTGCCCGGTCTGCATGCGGAGCTGCTGAAGCGCGGCTACCGCCTCAGGGAAGTCCGGTGGCTGACTGCCTGGAATACCCGGGAGCAGGCTGACGGCAGGGATGCGGACCAGGATTAG
- a CDS encoding helix-turn-helix domain-containing protein: MIYRFKKTFIGVGGREYINNPKLSFPEHVKIRRKGTDPKSGQPYASASGAFMETSSIAARLRCSPSAARQYLHRHGVRFRVVRKSTGSLTLCWRRLDVERLLTAREPVCRRAPLHYVNMEEAVRYLGVVRSYVYRLVKKGLLREYRCRIKTARGFRVRCFYHREDLEHIKLHVLHKR; this comes from the coding sequence ATGATTTATCGTTTCAAAAAGACATTCATCGGAGTAGGAGGGCGGGAATATATCAATAATCCCAAACTGAGTTTTCCTGAACATGTAAAAATCCGCCGCAAGGGAACGGATCCCAAATCCGGGCAGCCTTATGCCAGCGCGTCCGGCGCGTTCATGGAAACATCTTCCATAGCGGCGCGGCTGCGCTGCAGTCCTTCCGCCGCCCGGCAATATCTGCACCGTCATGGAGTACGCTTCCGCGTAGTCCGCAAAAGTACGGGTTCTCTCACACTCTGCTGGCGCCGTCTGGACGTGGAGCGGCTCCTGACCGCGCGGGAGCCGGTCTGCCGCCGTGCTCCGCTGCATTATGTGAATATGGAAGAGGCCGTCCGCTATCTGGGCGTGGTCAGAAGCTACGTTTACAGGCTGGTTAAAAAAGGGCTGCTGCGCGAATACAGGTGCCGCATCAAGACGGCCCGCGGATTCCGCGTACGGTGTTTCTACCACCGGGAAGATCTGGAGCATATCAAGCTTCACGTTCTCCACAAGAGATAG